TCAAGCCCTGAGTGGGGGTATTGATTTGACATGAGTGACAGGGTCCTCAAAAGTcctaaatgtcaccctattccctatatagtgcactacttttgactaaattagtgcactatgtagggaatagggtaccgtttGGGATACAATAGGTTGTATGTATTGTATTATTAAAAACAGCTGTTTTATTCTGTAAAAATAGTTATTTTATCATCAGTGTGAGGGAGGTATGTTCAACAGGCAATATTATGAATTGAGGACAATATTTGAATTATTCAGTGTGCCTTACCAGAATATACTTGCCATGAAGGATCGCATCATGACAATGGATTGTACTTACGGTGCTTATGATGGCCAGTCCATCTCGAAGTATGGTGAAGTCCTCTGCTCCATATTCTGTACATATAGGATTGTCCACAAACCATTAGCAATAGCCTATATCAATGTATTCTTTTTATCCCATAGGCCAAAGGCCTTCATTAAACATAACATCATCATCATGACACCAAACAAAGCATGCTGGGACACGTTGATACTTGGACTATTAGTCTAATGGACTTCAGCCCTGACACTTGCCCAACTAGCGGTTATACAGCCTGATCTCATCACACATACTGAGAAGACTCATTATTTTGAGCCTACTGGAATAACTGGAACAGGCTCAAAGTAGAACAGGCTATTTCAACATTACATTGGTATCTATCTCACACCGATGTGAAACATAGAAGAACTACACTATATGTATTAATTAAAGCATGAACTGTTATAATGTCAATATGATTACAATTTAATGGACTGGTTCAGACATACCTATATTCTTTAATAGGTGACAGTTGGGGAGGCGTTTTACAGGCACTTCTCTGTTGGCAAGGGCTATTTCACTGCAAATAGAACCCGGTTAATATTACTTTGGTGTGAAAGCAAGAGCAACACAGATCATTCTAATTTCAGCTTTTGACACTCTCACACCACTGCTCAATTCACCTAAAGTAGTTCACTTCAAAGTTGCTAAAAGCCTATTTTTCAAATATCACTTTTAATGTCTGAGGCCTCTGTTGACAATGCCAATCAGGTCAATATTGTAAACTCTGATCAGGAAAATGTAGCATGATTCCGAAGAAGACATTCCAAAGAAGATACACATGCCCTATAATGTTAAAATGTTCAGCAACCATGCAGCCTACCTCAATTTAAGAAGTCTTTGCCCCAAAAGAGCTGCCAATGCAGCAATGCAGATGGTAACAAGCACCCACTTCATGGCAGACAAACTCTTTCCCTTGGTCAAAGGTTATGAAATCCGTGTGCAAAAGGTGGGTGTGTTGTGTACAGGCAGAGTGTAATTGCACAGTTGAACCATGGGGCGCGCTGTAGTTTAGCAATTCCTAGAGGGAGGTCAAATCTGCAGTCCTAAAACTGTGATCCCTGGGTTCATGATGATGATATTGTCCACatcacttgtttgctgcttttcagACAAATGAGTTGACAACTAAACAACAGTTGAGACTTGCACGCCAAATTAGCGGCCCGCATTTAATGTAaagaagttaacacacttgtgAAGAATACAATATTCAGTTACATCACAACTGAATCTAGTTCACTTTACAAAGAGGGTAGAAAACATATCAAATACTGGTTTTCCATGTCAAATCAGTGAGATGTACCTGTAATTGAACTTTAACCTCTACGcaggggtgtaaagtacttaagtaaacatactttaaagtactacttaagtcattttttggggtatctgtactttactattgatatatttttttacaacttttaacactacattcctaaagaaagaatgtactttttactccattgaGTTTACCTAACACccaaaagttacattttgaaagcttagcaggacaggaaaatgaccaattcacacacttatcaagacaacacatggtcatcccttctgcctctgatttgacggactcactaaacacaaatgcatctttcgTAAATTAtacctgagtgttggagtgtgcccctggctatccatacattttaaaaacaagaaaatggggccgtctgctttgcttaaaagaaggaatttgaaatgatttacacttctactttttcttttgatacttaactatatttttttgcaattacatttactttggatacttaagtatatttataaccaaatacttttatacttttactcaagtagtattttactgggagaCTTTtccttttacttgagtaactttctattaaggtacttttactcaagtatgacaattgggtactttttccaccactgcctctATGGGATCGGTCCCCCCCACGGGACAGTTGAAATAAAgagcgctaatgtgattagcatgacgctGTAGGTGTTGGTCAATCTCTTCAACAGATGATCAGGTCTATATAATTATCAAACATACATTAGTAATGGAAAGGAAACACAGACTCTTAGTTTAAGTATTAAAATACTCATTTTAGTAATACAACTGTAGGCAGAAgttggtacagagtacagtataacagtacatGATAGTTCTCCCCAAGTTCTGCAAAATGTGTAAGACTCATATAGCCTCTCCCAGTCCTCCTTGCAtgagtttccctggcaacaacattttaataaatctaACCTCCCTCTGACAGCAGTAACCATCTTATCAGCAATTAAAAGCTCAGAAGTGGGTTTTAACTGAAACTTGACCTGTCATCACAAGTATGAACGAGTGTAAGTATCTTCTGATAGGTGgctggtttcatcaggtctgtgacagccttgtgttctcagaaaaccagATAACCACGGTGGGATCCAGACAGGAGGAGTCTGAATGTAGACGCCTTCTGATAGTGTCTGAAGGTCACATCACTCAAAAACagattttaacacacacacacacacagaggtctccTGAAGAGGAGACCTTACAGTTTACCATAAGATAATTTATTAACCCTTTAAAAGGTATAAGGCCTTGGTTTAACCCTCTTCAttagtaacaagaacatttcccaggacatgtcttatatgggcaaaAAGCTTAAATgtttgttaatctaactgcactgtccaatttacagtagccattacagtgaaaaaataccatgctattgtttgaaagtgcacaacaacaaaacattttttatcacagcaactggtttgatatattcacctctgaaggtaaataacaTACTTACATTCagaatcttgctctgatttgtcatccagagataaaatgtagcttagttttgtttgataaaatccatttttatattaaaaaacatcacatctagatgtgtgaaggttggtgtattttctgtagggaagctaattatCCATAATTTATGACATTCCTAGAAGTGTGTaaacttacattttttattaccatatcatttttgtatgttctctatagttatgtacttgtgttaattgaccaattcggcaaatttgggcagacttgaaacaacattttgaacagtaatgcaacggttcattggatcagtctaaaactttgtacatacactgctgccatctagtgaaaTTGCACCTAGACTCCTAAGTGAGATATTGGCCTTTctattgcatttcaaagatggggggaaaacataaaaaataaatgtttttttccccctttgtattatcttttaccagatctaatgtgttatattctcctacatcaatttcacatttccacacacttcaaagtgtttcctttcaaatggtatcaataatatgcatatccttgcttcaggtcctgagctacaggcagttatatttgggtatgtcattttaggcaaaaaaaaaTAACAGTCAGATTATTCTTATCAAGTCATTTCTCCTGTCATTTATCAACTTTTATACAACATTACTATGTATTGTATTGTTACAGGTTTTGTTCAGTGCACCAGCGTTATCTTTGACATATCATTTTGTCAACTTTATTGCAAATCTAACTTCCTGTGATTAGACAGAGCATGCAATGAATgaactttaaaatatttttttttacttatcaACTTGAACCCCACAGGCCACGGCAGAATTCAGTACGGCACAACATTGAGGAATTTTCAGCTAGATATacagcctcttaaagaagaagttacaggtctgtgagagccagaaaaatgaccaaatacttattttccaccataatttgcaaataaattcattaaaaatcctacaatgtgattttctcattttgtctgtcatagttgaagtgtacctatgatgaaaattacaggcctctctcatctttttaagtgggagaacttgcacaattggtggctgacaaaatatttttttgccccactgtatattatgtAGAACAGACATCCCTCCCTGTCATATAGAGTAAGGAATCTTATTAACTCTATTCATTGCATTTCCATCTGCAACATTCAGTATGTTGCACACTTGCACTCTTCCGACCACAACCCACGTCGGAAGCCTGTTTTCTACATAAAGCATTGGCTACTGGTCTACCTTGGCTAGATCACAGACCAAGGCTTTCTGGTAGATTGTTCCAATGAGAAGCTTTCCTCCGTAGGGAGCTGCTACAGAGGATCCTATGAGCACACTGCCATCATCAGCATAGACCTGGGTCACCACTGGCTTCTCAGAGTGGATGTCTTTAATCTGAATCACCTGTGAAAACAATATCATGAAATGTAGATGTATACCAGACAGTGAGCATTACAGAGAAAGACACCCACCCCAGGTCCAGTCCAAGTCCACTTTAAGTCCACTCAATGTCCACTCCAAGTACACTTTAAGTCCACTCCAAGTCCACTCAATGTCCACTCCAAGACCACTCCAAGTCCACTCTAAATCCACTCTGAATACACTCCAAGTCCACTCCAAGCCCAGTCCATGTCCACTCTAAGACCACTTTAAGTCCAGTCCATGTCCACCCCAAATCCACCCCAAGTCCACTCTAAGTCCACTCTAAGTCCACTCTAAGTCCACTAAGACCACTCTAAGTCCACTCTAAGACCACTCTAAGTCCACTCTAAGTGCACTCTAAGTCCACTCTAAGTCCACTAAGACCACTTTAAGTCCACTCTAAGTCCACTCTAAGACCACTTTAAGTCCAGTTCATATCCACTCTAAGTCCACTCTAAGTCCATTGCGCTTGTGTGTTTCCTCTCGTACAGTAGTTGGAATGTACTGTAGTCCAGCAGCTTTTACCTATAGCATAGTAGAGGCGTGAACATGTGAAAACAATGTTGGTGTATAGTACAGAGATACACTGCTGGTATATGATCCAGAAAGCAGTTCACTCAGGAAGTTTCAATAGCACAGGGCAGGTGTACGAACCTCAGATCCAGGAAGATCCTCAGGATCATTTCGAAATAGTTTCCAGCCATTAGGGTGACAACCAATCCACAAGTCGCCAGTCTCAGGGTCAACATAAATGTTGTCAACAAGAGAGCCCACTTCCACGACCTGGTGACAAAGAATAATATCACGTAAGCTATAAAAATAAAGAGAGTCACacactctatatatataaactcccagtaatttattgggtaaaacacctaacgtttcggcatcactgtgccttcttcagggcgCTTGAGAGCAGAGGGTGCCTGAGAGCAGAgggtgccttcttcagggtgctTTCTTCAGGACACAGTGAATGccaaaacattgttttttttacccaataaattactgggactTTATATATATTCGGTGTGCGACTCTCTATATTTTTAGACATagtttattcgccgttagtcagcacctctacactaaATCATTTTCtttgggtgtgcgccagctcatgctttttaaaataataatatcaTGAAATGAGTTTTAAAGAGCCTATTCTGGATTCAGATACACAAGCAATGGGAGAGAATAAACACATCAGATTTAGGCTTTCAACAGAGCAGCATGTTTCAATAGTCCATTTGACTATTTACCAGGTGTAAAACAAATCTGCCATTCCTCATATTTTACCTTTACTGGGGCCAAACCATTGCTTTCCAGTCGCTCCAAAACATGTATGTTGTGGTCAAATAAGTCAGCCACATATATGTGCCTACATGAAAACATAAATAGTTATATGTTACATAACATCACATCAACAGACCTTATCGTGTCAACATGTGATATCCACTCTATAATCAAACACGTAACAGGTTTGACTGCCCATATGGACAGGATTATTGAACTGTGTGTACACAGGACAGTACTCAAAGCGCATTGAAATTCTTTGTGTAATgtcattatttttttaattgtaattttATCAGACATCCTTatacagagcgacttacagtagtgagtgcatacatttgagTACTTTATTCTTTTAAAAACATGTCATACTGGTTAccaatgggaatcaaacccacaaccctggcgccatgctctaccaactgagctacacgggaCTGAATACTTGAATAGAGCTATAGAAGTTGAATACATGATTTATCTAATTATTGTACCTTTTGTCAGGTGAGATGTTGATGCCATTGGCCATGTAGAATCCCTCAGCCACTACTTTGACCTCTTCAGGGCTGTAATACACAACGTTAGACCAGGGCTGAGCCAGAAGTACCTCCAGAGTATTCAGAGTGCCTCCACTGAAATAGTGATCGTTGGTGGCATAGAAGCTCTCCACTCCCACAGCCACAATGTCATTCACACTAAGAGAAAACCACAGATCAACTTAAATCACTATTTACTCTAAATGGCATATTTAAGAACTGTTGGTTGCATaacatgacaaaacaaaaattaTCATTAGTTTGTGCTCAGTTCAAATATCCCTAATTTCTCCAAACTCTCAGTCTTGAGAGTAGCCAAGTTTAAGAGGATAGGCTACATTTCCATATTGTTACCATGTAATTAACACTTTTAGCCCTGCTGGTATATGAAACTCTACCGACAATCTAGGTAACAAACCAAATTGGTTTGAAGCAATGACATGACTTTAGCTCTTGCATACCTGTGAAGGAATTCATGCTTTATGGTTTTCACATAG
The genomic region above belongs to Oncorhynchus mykiss isolate Arlee chromosome 3, USDA_OmykA_1.1, whole genome shotgun sequence and contains:
- the LOC110506763 gene encoding serum paraoxonase/arylesterase 2, whose product is MGKLVVISLFVAALSAFLGERIINLRKRTLASRKLVQTHLPNCHPIKSLEYGSEDLTILPNGLAIISTAESFLHFPDNSVYLFVVNHPQKKTQVEIFLFVEEDHSLVYVKTIKHEFLHSVNDIVAVGVESFYATNDHYFSGGTLNTLEVLLAQPWSNVVYYSPEEVKVVAEGFYMANGINISPDKRHIYVADLFDHNIHVLERLESNGLAPVKVVEVGSLVDNIYVDPETGDLWIGCHPNGWKLFRNDPEDLPGSEVIQIKDIHSEKPVVTQVYADDGSVLIGSSVAAPYGGKLLIGTIYQKALVCDLAKVDQ